In Herbaspirillum seropedicae, a single window of DNA contains:
- the tviB gene encoding Vi polysaccharide biosynthesis UDP-N-acetylglucosamine C-6 dehydrogenase TviB encodes MTSANIKLAVIGLGYVGLPLAVEFGRKRPVIGFDINQRRIDELKSGNDFTLETTPEELSAATKLSFTTSLEDLRTCSCYIVTVPTPIDEYKRPDLPPLIKASETVGKVLKKGDIVIYESTVYPGCTEEDCVPVLELHSGLKFNEDFFCGYSPERINPGDKEHRVTTIKKVTSGSTPAVADIVDALYNEIIVAGTHKAESIRVAEAAKVIENTQRDLNIALINELALIFNKMGIDTEAVLKAAGSKWNFLPFRPGLVGGHCIGVDPYYLTHKAQAIGYHPEIILAGRRLNDSMGTYVVAQLVKAMTKKRIQVEGAKVLVMGFTFKENCPDLRNTRVVDIVAELKDYNCEVDVYDPWVTTEEAEHEYGITPIAAPHPRSYDAIILAVAHQQFKEMGAQAIRALGKTSTVLYDLKYVLSTTESDLRL; translated from the coding sequence ATGACTTCTGCAAATATCAAGTTGGCCGTCATCGGCCTTGGTTACGTTGGCCTCCCGCTTGCGGTCGAATTCGGCCGAAAGCGCCCGGTGATCGGCTTCGACATTAATCAGCGCCGCATTGATGAACTAAAGAGCGGAAATGACTTTACTCTGGAAACAACTCCGGAAGAACTCTCCGCCGCGACAAAACTTTCCTTTACTACCAGTCTTGAGGACTTGCGGACATGCAGCTGCTACATCGTCACGGTCCCAACCCCTATTGACGAATATAAGCGTCCCGATCTACCCCCCCTGATAAAGGCCAGTGAAACAGTTGGCAAGGTATTGAAAAAGGGGGACATCGTGATCTACGAGTCCACCGTTTACCCTGGATGTACCGAAGAGGACTGCGTACCGGTACTGGAACTGCACTCCGGCCTGAAGTTCAATGAGGACTTCTTCTGCGGATACAGCCCTGAACGCATCAACCCTGGCGACAAGGAGCATCGGGTCACCACGATCAAGAAGGTAACATCGGGATCCACGCCGGCAGTAGCCGATATAGTCGACGCTCTGTATAACGAAATCATTGTCGCTGGCACACACAAGGCTGAAAGCATCAGGGTCGCGGAGGCCGCCAAGGTCATCGAAAATACCCAACGCGATCTCAACATCGCACTCATTAACGAACTTGCCCTGATCTTCAACAAGATGGGGATCGATACGGAGGCCGTCCTGAAGGCTGCCGGCAGCAAGTGGAATTTCTTGCCGTTCCGCCCCGGCCTGGTGGGCGGCCATTGCATCGGTGTCGATCCTTATTACCTCACGCACAAAGCCCAGGCAATTGGCTATCACCCCGAAATCATCCTCGCAGGACGGCGACTCAACGACAGCATGGGGACCTATGTCGTAGCGCAACTGGTCAAGGCGATGACCAAGAAGCGCATACAGGTCGAGGGCGCCAAGGTGCTGGTGATGGGCTTTACCTTCAAGGAAAACTGTCCGGATCTGCGCAACACCAGAGTCGTCGACATTGTTGCCGAGCTCAAGGACTATAACTGTGAGGTCGACGTCTACGATCCTTGGGTCACAACGGAAGAAGCCGAGCATGAGTACGGCATCACTCCGATCGCTGCCCCTCACCCCAGAAGCTACGATGCCATCATCCTTGCAGTGGCTCACCAGCAATTCAAGGAAATGGGTGCGCAAGCGATCCGCGCCCTCGGCAAGACCAGCACTGTCCTATACGACCTGAAATATGTGCTCAGCACGACTGAATCAGATTTGAGGCTGTAA
- a CDS encoding DegT/DnrJ/EryC1/StrS family aminotransferase, translating into MDFIDLKSQYRALKDAINSRIQKVLDHGQYIMGPEVRELEAALEAYTGAKHCITVASGTEALLISLMALDIKPGDEIITTPFTFVATAEVMVLLGAKPVFVDVEPDTGNIDVRLIEARITSKTKAIMPVSLYGQAADMDEINAIAARHGNLPVIEDAAQSFGATYKGRKSGNLSSIGCTSFFPSKPLGCYGDGGAIFTNDDAIALACRQIRVHGQSQRYVHTRVGVGGRMDTLQCAIVLAKLERFDWEIEQRLALGSRYNSLLDAAGIARIQQRPDRDSVFAQYTVLLDNREAVQAALQNAGIPTAVHYPVPLNRQPAYRHLGDPDQTPVADQLAARVMSLPMSPDLEHTAQDSIVAALRSI; encoded by the coding sequence ATCGACTTCATCGACCTTAAATCCCAATATCGCGCCCTGAAGGATGCGATCAATTCGCGCATTCAGAAAGTGCTGGATCACGGTCAGTACATCATGGGGCCAGAAGTTCGAGAGCTGGAAGCTGCGCTGGAAGCATATACCGGGGCTAAACATTGCATTACCGTTGCAAGCGGTACAGAGGCGCTCCTGATTAGCCTGATGGCGCTCGACATCAAGCCCGGCGATGAAATCATCACCACTCCTTTCACCTTCGTTGCCACCGCTGAAGTCATGGTGCTCTTGGGCGCCAAGCCGGTGTTCGTGGATGTGGAGCCGGATACGGGCAATATCGACGTCCGCCTGATCGAAGCCAGGATCACCTCCAAGACAAAAGCAATCATGCCCGTAAGCCTGTACGGCCAGGCTGCGGATATGGACGAAATCAACGCCATTGCGGCGCGCCACGGCAATCTCCCCGTCATCGAGGATGCCGCGCAGAGCTTCGGAGCGACCTACAAGGGACGCAAGAGCGGGAATCTGTCCAGCATAGGATGCACCAGTTTCTTCCCAAGCAAGCCGTTGGGATGCTATGGAGACGGCGGAGCGATTTTTACCAATGACGATGCAATCGCCCTCGCTTGCCGTCAAATCCGCGTCCACGGGCAGAGTCAGCGCTACGTCCATACGCGCGTTGGCGTAGGTGGTCGCATGGATACCCTGCAATGTGCCATTGTACTAGCCAAACTCGAACGTTTTGACTGGGAGATTGAACAACGCCTTGCCCTGGGCAGCCGCTACAATTCGCTCCTCGATGCGGCAGGAATCGCGCGCATCCAACAGCGCCCGGACCGCGACAGCGTATTTGCTCAATACACTGTGCTGCTCGACAATCGTGAAGCAGTGCAGGCAGCGTTGCAGAATGCAGGAATTCCAACCGCGGTGCATTACCCGGTCCCGCTGAACCGACAACCAGCGTACAGGCATCTCGGCGATCCCGACCAGACTCCAGTAGCGGATCAACTTGCCGCCCGGGTAATGTCGCTGCCGATGTCACCGGATCTTGAGCACACCGCGCAAGATTCCATCGTTGCTGCGCTGCGCAGCATATAA
- a CDS encoding DegT/DnrJ/EryC1/StrS family aminotransferase, with the protein MSTPTKMNVPIARTSLTEAEIQSVLAPLSNGWLVQGPKVREFEEKWSAFTGARHSIAVTSCTTALHLSLAALGFGPGDEAIVPAFTWIATANVIEHLGGKVVFCDIDLNTFNLDVAALRSKITSRTKAILPVHLFGLAAEMDQINDVAKQHGLWVVEDAACGFGSRYHGKHVGVLGDTGCFSFHPRKAITTGEGGMITTDNDALAEKLRRLRDHGAAMTDLQRHLGARPYLLADHPDAGYNQRMTDIQAALGAAQMERADDIIAERRRLAERYDAAFADLSWLRTPAHVDGLEHGYQSYPCLFQPEPVNTDSIERINAARNAWMDSLQQAGISTRPATHAVHMLTFYREKYALKPADFPNAWAANDCSISLPLFHGMTQAEQDFVIEQVRGRQI; encoded by the coding sequence ATGAGTACTCCTACCAAGATGAATGTCCCTATCGCACGTACCAGTCTGACCGAGGCCGAGATCCAGAGTGTATTGGCGCCGCTGTCCAACGGTTGGCTGGTCCAGGGGCCCAAGGTCCGCGAATTCGAAGAAAAATGGTCGGCCTTCACCGGCGCACGCCACTCCATCGCCGTCACGTCCTGTACAACTGCCCTGCACCTGTCGCTGGCTGCGCTGGGTTTCGGTCCGGGAGACGAGGCCATCGTTCCCGCCTTCACCTGGATCGCGACAGCCAATGTGATCGAACACCTGGGTGGCAAGGTCGTTTTCTGCGACATTGACCTCAATACGTTCAATCTGGATGTCGCAGCCTTGCGCTCGAAGATCACCTCCCGCACCAAGGCGATCCTGCCCGTCCATCTGTTCGGCCTGGCTGCAGAGATGGATCAGATCAACGATGTGGCCAAGCAACATGGCCTGTGGGTCGTGGAAGACGCAGCATGCGGCTTCGGCAGCCGCTACCACGGCAAGCACGTCGGCGTACTGGGCGATACCGGATGCTTCAGCTTCCATCCCCGCAAAGCCATCACCACCGGGGAAGGCGGCATGATCACGACCGACAATGACGCCCTGGCCGAGAAGCTGCGTCGCCTGCGTGACCACGGCGCCGCCATGACCGATCTCCAGCGGCATCTGGGCGCTCGCCCCTATCTGCTGGCAGACCACCCTGACGCTGGCTACAACCAGCGCATGACTGATATCCAGGCGGCACTGGGCGCAGCCCAGATGGAACGGGCCGACGACATCATCGCAGAGCGCCGTCGCCTGGCCGAGCGCTATGATGCAGCGTTCGCAGACCTCTCCTGGCTCCGTACGCCAGCGCATGTGGATGGCTTGGAACACGGCTACCAGAGCTATCCCTGCCTGTTCCAGCCCGAACCCGTCAACACCGATTCCATCGAACGCATCAATGCCGCGCGCAATGCCTGGATGGATTCGCTTCAGCAAGCAGGTATTTCGACCCGACCTGCAACGCACGCGGTTCACATGTTGACCTTCTATCGCGAGAAGTACGCACTCAAGCCCGCTGACTTCCCAAACGCCTGGGCCGCCAATGATTGCAGCATCTCGCTTCCGCTGTTCCATGGCATGACGCAGGCGGAACAGGACTTCGTGATCGAGCAGGTACGGGGCCGTCAAATCTGA
- a CDS encoding Gfo/Idh/MocA family protein, giving the protein MNNYPKITDRKIRIGIVGCGRISKNHFGSIEKHADEMELIAICDIDPVTLAEHAEKYNVPAYSTMEEMLEKEQLDLVALCTPSGSHPEQTVLAAKHRIHVMTEKPMATRWKDGVRMVKACDEAGVHLFVVKQNRRNTTLQLLKRAVTEKRFGKIHMVHLNVFWTRPQSYYDQGNGWRGTWEFDGGAFMNQASHYVDLLDWLIGPVEKVQAMMSTTRDIEVEDTGVLNVKWRNGALGSMSVTMLTYPKNLEGSITILGEKGTVRVGGVAVNDIQLWQFEEPRDYDHQIQEANYETTSVYGFGHPLYYKNVIDVMRGLAAPETDGREGLKSLELLIAAYLSARDGTTVSLPLEY; this is encoded by the coding sequence ATGAATAATTATCCCAAGATTACAGACCGGAAAATCAGGATCGGTATCGTCGGCTGCGGTCGCATATCGAAGAACCATTTTGGTTCGATCGAGAAACACGCTGATGAGATGGAGTTGATTGCTATCTGCGATATCGATCCGGTCACCTTGGCCGAACATGCGGAAAAGTACAATGTTCCGGCTTATAGCACCATGGAAGAAATGCTCGAAAAAGAGCAACTTGATCTGGTAGCGCTGTGCACCCCGAGCGGAAGCCATCCGGAACAGACCGTGCTGGCGGCCAAGCATCGTATCCACGTCATGACTGAAAAGCCCATGGCCACACGCTGGAAAGATGGCGTGAGAATGGTAAAGGCATGTGATGAGGCCGGCGTTCACCTGTTTGTGGTCAAACAGAACCGTCGCAATACGACGCTTCAGTTGCTCAAGCGCGCCGTCACCGAGAAGCGCTTCGGCAAGATTCATATGGTCCACCTGAACGTCTTCTGGACACGCCCGCAGTCATATTACGACCAGGGCAACGGCTGGCGCGGAACCTGGGAGTTCGATGGCGGAGCGTTCATGAACCAGGCGAGCCACTATGTAGACTTGCTGGACTGGCTTATCGGCCCAGTAGAGAAAGTCCAGGCCATGATGAGCACCACCCGGGACATCGAGGTCGAGGACACCGGGGTACTCAACGTCAAATGGCGCAACGGGGCACTGGGTTCCATGAGCGTCACCATGCTGACCTACCCAAAAAACCTGGAGGGCAGCATCACCATCCTGGGCGAGAAAGGTACCGTACGGGTAGGCGGCGTGGCAGTCAATGACATACAGCTGTGGCAATTCGAAGAACCCAGAGACTATGATCATCAGATCCAGGAGGCGAACTACGAGACCACCTCGGTCTACGGGTTCGGTCATCCTCTTTATTACAAGAACGTCATCGACGTCATGCGCGGATTGGCTGCCCCCGAAACCGACGGCCGTGAAGGGCTGAAGTCACTGGAGTTGCTCATCGCTGCTTACTTGTCGGCACGCGATGGAACAACGGTATCCCTTCCACTGGAATATTGA
- a CDS encoding acyltransferase — protein sequence MSTSNTPADSSTPSAPDMGQPSDLISDLRALFTREMEVVRNQWNRALPFADYIVDRWEKARLLGFGEGSSVYDSALILGNVKVGAHTWIGPFTVLDGSGGLEIGAYCSVSAGVQIYTHDTVQWAVSGGKRGPERATVRIGNRCYIGPNVIISKGVSIGDGCVIGANSFVNRDIPSGMKAWGSPARLRGPVPHPEES from the coding sequence ATGAGCACCTCAAACACCCCCGCAGACTCATCAACGCCATCTGCTCCCGATATGGGCCAGCCGTCAGATCTCATTTCTGATTTACGGGCTTTGTTCACCCGCGAAATGGAGGTAGTACGGAACCAGTGGAATCGGGCCCTGCCTTTCGCCGACTATATCGTAGACCGCTGGGAAAAAGCCCGCCTTCTTGGATTCGGTGAGGGGAGCAGCGTCTATGACAGCGCGCTGATCCTGGGAAATGTAAAGGTAGGAGCCCATACCTGGATCGGCCCATTTACCGTACTTGACGGATCAGGTGGCCTGGAAATCGGAGCATACTGCTCTGTCAGCGCGGGGGTACAGATATACACCCACGATACTGTACAGTGGGCTGTCAGCGGTGGGAAACGGGGACCTGAGCGCGCAACTGTTCGCATCGGAAACCGCTGCTATATCGGCCCCAACGTAATCATCAGCAAGGGAGTATCTATTGGTGACGGTTGCGTGATAGGCGCCAATAGCTTCGTCAATCGGGATATTCCCTCAGGTATGAAGGCATGGGGCAGCCCGGCCCGCTTGCGTGGGCCGGTCCCTCATCCAGAAGAAAGTTGA
- a CDS encoding NAD-dependent epimerase/dehydratase family protein codes for MTSAYETLQQELPLTPRTWLVTGVAGFIGSNLLETLLKLNQRVVGLDNFSTGFQHNLDEVKALVTPEQWANFRFVEGDIRKLDDCRAAMHHEALGSNIVEYVLHQAALGSVPRSIEDPITTNQNNIDGFLNMLVAARDARVKRFVYAASSSTYGDHPGLPKVEDRIGKPLSPYAVTKFVNELYADVFARTYGLQTIGLRYFNIFGRRQNPDGAYAAVIPKWIAAAIKGEQIYINGDGETSRDFCYVDNAVQANLLAACTLQDEAANQVYNVAVGDRTTLKELYQFLRDNLSATFPHLRDAQPIFREFRAGDVRHSLADIGKGRRLLGYEPSHRIGRGLKESMNWYVQQLRNQSVENR; via the coding sequence ATGACAAGCGCTTACGAGACGTTGCAGCAAGAACTTCCCCTGACCCCGCGAACCTGGCTGGTCACGGGTGTGGCTGGATTCATTGGCAGCAACCTGCTGGAGACGCTGCTCAAGCTGAACCAGCGCGTCGTTGGCCTGGACAACTTCAGTACCGGTTTCCAACACAACCTTGATGAAGTCAAAGCGCTGGTGACTCCTGAGCAGTGGGCAAATTTCCGCTTTGTGGAGGGCGACATCCGCAAGCTGGACGATTGCCGCGCAGCCATGCACCACGAGGCTCTGGGCAGCAATATCGTTGAATACGTACTGCATCAGGCCGCCCTAGGTTCCGTTCCGCGCAGTATTGAAGACCCGATCACCACCAATCAGAACAATATCGACGGTTTCCTGAATATGCTGGTTGCTGCGAGAGATGCACGCGTCAAGCGCTTCGTGTACGCCGCCAGCAGCTCGACCTACGGTGACCATCCTGGTCTGCCCAAGGTAGAAGACCGGATCGGCAAGCCACTCTCCCCCTATGCGGTTACGAAGTTCGTCAACGAGCTCTACGCCGACGTGTTCGCGCGGACCTATGGCTTGCAAACCATAGGTTTGCGCTACTTCAATATCTTTGGACGCCGGCAAAACCCTGATGGCGCCTACGCGGCGGTGATTCCCAAGTGGATCGCCGCCGCCATCAAGGGCGAGCAGATTTACATTAACGGCGACGGCGAAACAAGTCGGGATTTCTGCTACGTCGACAATGCAGTCCAGGCCAATCTGCTGGCTGCATGCACGCTCCAGGATGAGGCGGCCAATCAAGTCTACAACGTGGCTGTGGGTGATCGCACGACGCTCAAGGAGCTCTACCAGTTCCTGCGAGACAATCTCAGTGCCACCTTCCCTCATCTCAGGGACGCTCAGCCCATCTTCCGGGAGTTCAGAGCAGGAGACGTCCGACATTCCCTAGCCGACATCGGCAAGGGCCGGCGCCTGTTGGGCTATGAACCTAGCCACAGGATCGGACGTGGCCTGAAGGAATCCATGAACTGGTACGTACAGCAACTGCGCAATCAAAGCGTAGAAAACCGATAG
- a CDS encoding acyltransferase — MTYHAHETALVDEGAQIGEATRIWHWAHICSGARIGERCSFGQNVFVGNDVLIGNNVKVQNNVSIYDAVTLEDDVFCGPSMVFTNVNNPRSAVSRKHEYRRTLVRRGASIGANATIVCGHEIGEYAFIGAGAVVTRDVPAYALMVGTPARRIGWMCRCGERLSTAESVTICTECNSRYQISDSFCEPL; from the coding sequence ATGACCTATCACGCTCATGAAACTGCGCTCGTTGATGAGGGCGCGCAGATCGGTGAAGCAACACGAATATGGCACTGGGCGCACATCTGTTCCGGGGCTCGCATCGGAGAGCGCTGTTCGTTCGGCCAGAACGTCTTTGTCGGCAATGACGTGCTGATCGGCAACAATGTCAAAGTACAGAACAACGTTTCCATCTATGATGCAGTCACCCTGGAAGATGACGTTTTCTGCGGGCCCAGCATGGTCTTTACCAACGTCAATAATCCGCGCTCGGCAGTCAGCCGCAAGCACGAGTATCGTCGCACACTGGTAAGGCGCGGGGCATCCATCGGTGCCAATGCCACCATCGTCTGCGGGCACGAGATAGGCGAATATGCGTTCATCGGCGCCGGCGCGGTGGTAACGCGTGACGTGCCAGCCTATGCGCTGATGGTCGGAACGCCAGCACGACGCATCGGCTGGATGTGCCGTTGCGGCGAACGCCTATCCACCGCGGAGAGCGTGACCATCTGCACCGAATGCAATTCCCGATATCAAATCAGCGATTCCTTCTGCGAGCCACTATGA
- a CDS encoding NAD-dependent epimerase/dehydratase family protein, translating into MDLTGKKIVVIGGAGLIGSHTVDHLVKEDVKEILIYDNFLRGSRENLQNALKDPRVKIYDVGGDIMQTDILQSALEGADGVFHLAALWLLQCHEYPRSAFDVNVRGTFNVMEACVAKGVKRLVYSSSASVYGDAVREPMDEDHPYNNKNFYGATKIAGETMLRSFHHRYGLNYVGLRYMNVYGPRQDYHGAYIAVIMKMLDAIDKGESPTIMGDGSEAFDFVAVEDCGLANVCAMKAETADQYYNVGTGKRTSLKELAELLLEITGCDKPITFAPRSQATLVRNRIGCPKKASSEIGFTATIDLREGLKRLIEWRANHKAEVAVRRQAVGLPA; encoded by the coding sequence ATGGATTTGACTGGTAAGAAAATCGTTGTTATCGGCGGAGCAGGCCTCATCGGCTCCCACACGGTGGATCACCTGGTAAAAGAAGATGTCAAGGAAATCCTGATTTATGACAACTTCCTGCGCGGCAGCCGCGAAAATCTGCAAAACGCGCTGAAAGACCCGCGCGTCAAGATCTACGATGTGGGTGGTGACATCATGCAGACTGACATCCTGCAATCCGCCCTGGAAGGCGCGGACGGCGTCTTCCATCTTGCAGCGCTTTGGCTGTTGCAATGCCACGAATACCCACGCAGCGCTTTCGATGTCAACGTACGCGGCACCTTCAATGTCATGGAAGCATGCGTGGCAAAGGGCGTCAAGCGACTGGTCTATTCCTCGTCTGCCTCGGTCTATGGCGACGCAGTACGCGAACCCATGGACGAAGACCACCCGTACAACAACAAGAATTTCTATGGCGCAACCAAGATCGCCGGCGAGACCATGTTGCGTTCGTTCCATCATCGCTATGGCCTGAACTACGTTGGCCTGCGCTACATGAATGTCTACGGCCCACGCCAGGATTACCACGGCGCCTACATCGCTGTGATCATGAAAATGCTGGACGCTATCGACAAAGGGGAAAGCCCGACCATCATGGGTGACGGATCGGAAGCGTTCGACTTCGTCGCAGTGGAAGACTGTGGCCTTGCCAACGTATGCGCCATGAAGGCAGAAACTGCTGACCAGTATTACAACGTCGGCACCGGCAAGCGCACCTCGCTCAAGGAACTGGCCGAGTTGCTCCTGGAAATCACTGGTTGCGACAAGCCCATCACTTTCGCCCCGCGTAGCCAGGCCACCCTTGTGCGTAACCGCATCGGCTGCCCCAAGAAGGCCTCGTCCGAAATTGGCTTCACGGCTACCATCGACCTGCGCGAAGGCCTCAAACGCCTTATTGAATGGCGCGCGAATCACAAGGCAGAAGTCGCCGTACGTCGCCAAGCAGTGGGGTTGCCCGCATGA
- the asnB gene encoding asparagine synthase (glutamine-hydrolyzing) — translation MCGITGLINFDGSPVAPEVLKRMTNAIMHRGPDGEGHWIEGNVGLGHRRLSIIDLSSAGHQPMISTDHRFLLTYNGEIYNYRELRTELEALGYWFRSQTDTEVVLHALECWGRDALLRFNGMFALALWDRKERELLLARDRYGIKPLYYARQAGCLAFGSEQKAITAVPAFQRKLDLPALLEYFTFQNIFTDRTLLEDVRILPAGHYAVLKQGQNDLKLFRYWDYRFREPEVAADKQAYLEELDRLFKQAVNRQLVSDVELGAYLSGGMDSGSITAIAAKSFPNLKTFTCGFDLSSASGIELAFDERTKAEAMSARFKTEHYEMVLKAGDMERCLPRLAWHLEEPRVGQSYPNYYAAKLAGKFVKVVLSGSGGDELFGGYPWRYYRAAMSQDFEHYIDQYYLYWQRLVDNRHLKQMFAPVKQQVDGVWTRDIFRDVFATHDNALDRPEDYINHSLYFEAKTFLHGLFVVEDKLSMAHGLESRVPFMDNDLVDFAMQCPVNLKLNNLAEVLRINENDVGDKQTAFFQKTNDGKQLLRDMMARYIPDDVTKAEKQGFSSPDASWFKGDSIEFVKRTLLNENSDIYGVLDYGAVRPLVEQHLKGEQNRRLLIWSLLNVDEWMKASL, via the coding sequence ATGTGCGGCATCACTGGCCTGATCAATTTCGACGGCAGCCCCGTCGCGCCCGAGGTGCTGAAGCGCATGACCAACGCGATCATGCATCGCGGCCCCGATGGCGAAGGACATTGGATTGAGGGCAATGTCGGGCTGGGGCATCGAAGGCTGTCCATCATCGACCTGTCCTCGGCCGGGCATCAACCGATGATCAGCACCGATCATCGGTTTCTGCTGACCTACAACGGGGAAATCTACAACTATCGCGAGCTGCGCACCGAACTGGAAGCCTTGGGCTACTGGTTCCGTTCGCAGACCGACACAGAAGTGGTCCTGCATGCATTAGAGTGCTGGGGACGTGACGCTCTGCTTCGTTTTAACGGCATGTTCGCCCTGGCGCTCTGGGACCGCAAAGAGCGCGAGCTCCTGTTGGCGCGAGATCGTTATGGTATCAAGCCGCTCTACTATGCGCGTCAGGCAGGCTGCCTGGCTTTCGGATCAGAACAGAAAGCCATCACAGCGGTACCAGCATTCCAGCGCAAACTGGATCTGCCGGCGCTGCTCGAGTATTTCACGTTCCAGAACATCTTCACTGATCGTACGCTGCTGGAAGATGTACGCATTCTCCCCGCCGGCCATTATGCAGTTCTCAAGCAAGGCCAGAACGATCTGAAACTATTCAGGTATTGGGACTACCGCTTCCGCGAACCAGAGGTTGCAGCTGATAAGCAAGCCTATCTGGAGGAACTGGACCGCCTTTTCAAGCAGGCAGTCAACCGACAACTGGTCAGTGACGTCGAATTGGGCGCATATCTTAGCGGTGGGATGGACAGCGGATCGATCACCGCAATCGCAGCAAAGTCCTTCCCGAATCTGAAGACCTTCACGTGCGGCTTCGATCTGAGTTCCGCCTCGGGCATCGAGCTGGCCTTTGATGAGCGTACCAAGGCCGAAGCCATGTCTGCACGGTTCAAGACTGAGCACTATGAGATGGTGCTCAAGGCCGGCGATATGGAGCGCTGTCTCCCACGACTTGCATGGCACCTGGAGGAACCGCGGGTAGGACAGAGCTATCCCAATTACTACGCGGCAAAACTGGCTGGCAAGTTCGTCAAAGTGGTCTTGTCTGGTAGCGGCGGGGACGAGCTCTTTGGCGGCTATCCGTGGCGCTATTACCGCGCTGCCATGAGCCAGGACTTCGAACATTATATTGATCAGTATTATCTTTACTGGCAGCGACTGGTAGATAACCGGCACCTGAAGCAGATGTTTGCTCCGGTGAAGCAGCAGGTCGACGGAGTATGGACGCGCGACATCTTCCGTGACGTGTTCGCCACTCACGACAATGCGCTGGATCGCCCCGAAGACTATATCAACCATTCACTCTACTTCGAAGCGAAGACATTCCTGCACGGACTGTTCGTGGTGGAAGACAAGCTTTCCATGGCGCACGGGCTGGAGAGCCGTGTTCCATTCATGGATAACGATCTGGTTGATTTTGCGATGCAATGCCCTGTGAACCTCAAGCTCAATAATCTCGCAGAGGTATTGCGCATCAACGAAAACGATGTCGGCGACAAGCAAACGGCCTTCTTCCAGAAGACCAACGACGGCAAGCAGCTGCTGCGGGACATGATGGCCCGCTATATACCCGACGACGTCACCAAGGCGGAGAAACAAGGTTTCTCCTCGCCAGACGCCAGCTGGTTCAAGGGCGACAGCATTGAATTCGTGAAACGCACACTGCTCAACGAAAACTCCGATATCTATGGGGTGCTTGACTATGGCGCCGTCAGACCCTTGGTCGAGCAGCATCTGAAGGGCGAGCAAAATCGTAGACTACTGATCTGGTCTCTACTGAACGTGGATGAGTGGATGAAAGCCTCTTTATGA